From the Pseudomonadota bacterium genome, the window TGACGCGATCTTTTATCTTGAGCGGGACCGACAGCAGCGATCGATTGATGTAGCGCTCCTGGTTCACCTTTCCGAACAGCACGTGCGACTCGATGTCCTCGATGAGAAGCGGCTTCCCCTCGGCCGCCACCCATCCGGATATCTCCTCGCCCACAGGCAGCCGGAGCGATTCCATGATCTCGGGCGCCAGCCCCACCGCATCGAGGATGCGCAGCTCGCGGGTCTCGTTGTCGATGAGCATGAGCGACGCGTGATCGACATCGAGCATGTCGACGGCCTTGGCCAGGATGCGACGGGCAACCTCGGCCAGATCCATCACCGACGCGATGGTCTCGCTCGAGTCGTACAGCACCGACAGCTCTTCGTACCGCCAGACCAGCTCGCCCACCACGCTCTGGACCTCGAAGCGCGCATGGGCCCATCCCTCGACGATGCGGGCCAGGGCCGCCGCGGACGCGGCGTCGGCAGGCTGCCGGGCCAGCACAGCGCCGATGCGATGCTCACGCAAGCGGATCAGGGATAGCGCGGCAAACGGTCCGCCTTCTTGAACGGCGCCGCCCAGGAGCGCCGCACGCGCCGATGACCGCTCTTCATCGCCGCTGACCACGCCGGCGATCGGTTCGGCGCGCCCATCAACGACCACGAGACGGGTCTCTGCGGCCAGCGCGGCAATGGCATCGACCTCGACGAGATCGACGAGACGCGGCGGATCGACCGTGGACGTGGGGGCCGCGTCGAGGCTCATTCGCCCAGTATCTCCTTCACCCGCTCGGCCATCTTGCGCGGGCTGAACGGCTTGGTGATGTACTCGCTGGCCCCACACTGCAGGGAGTACAGACGCTCGGACTCCTGTCCCTTGGCGGTGATCACGATGACGTAGAGATCCTTGTGCTCGGGGTCGGAGCGCAGAACCTTGCACACCTCGTTGCCATCCATGCGGGGCATCTGGATGTCGAGGAAGACGAGGTCCGGCTTCTCGCTTCTGATCCGGCCCAGCGCCTCTTCGCCATCGACCGCGGTGAGCACGTTGTACCCCGCGCGCGACAGGGTGTACTCGATCGATCGCAGCACGTACGGCTCGTCGTCCGCCACCAGTATCTTCTTCGCCATCTAGACCTCCGTCTTCGAACGCACTTCGCCCGCCCCCCCGTGGGCTTCCTTCGAGAACCGCCGGGAGAGGACGTCGTGCACGGCCTGCGTGAGCGCCTGCTCGGAGAACGGCTTGCTGAGAAAGACCTCGGCCCCGAGCTTGCTGACCCGCGCCTCATCGAGCGCGATGTCAGACGCCGTGAGCACCACGATGGGCATGCGCGCCG encodes:
- a CDS encoding sensor domain-containing diguanylate cyclase; this encodes MSLDAAPTSTVDPPRLVDLVEVDAIAALAAETRLVVVDGRAEPIAGVVSGDEERSSARAALLGGAVQEGGPFAALSLIRLREHRIGAVLARQPADAASAAALARIVEGWAHARFEVQSVVGELVWRYEELSVLYDSSETIASVMDLAEVARRILAKAVDMLDVDHASLMLIDNETRELRILDAVGLAPEIMESLRLPVGEEISGWVAAEGKPLLIEDIESHVLFGKVNQERYINRSLLSVPLKIKDRVIGVLNVNNKRNRAVFSSSDLKLLSSLASLAAISIENANTYKNAITDRLTQLYNYGYFREELARKVQLARSEQAPLSLLMFDIDHFKNFNDRNGHELANVALVRIANLCLENSRQKGDRIPDLVARYGGEEFMILLYGVDTEGARVTAERVRESVATTVFKGGENQPGGRVTISMGVATFPQHAADGDSLINGADEALYKAKKGGRNQVQVAEIL
- a CDS encoding response regulator codes for the protein MAKKILVADDEPYVLRSIEYTLSRAGYNVLTAVDGEEALGRIRSEKPDLVFLDIQMPRMDGNEVCKVLRSDPEHKDLYVIVITAKGQESERLYSLQCGASEYITKPFSPRKMAERVKEILGE